From the Ruminiclostridium josui JCM 17888 genome, one window contains:
- a CDS encoding thioredoxin domain-containing protein produces the protein MKKFPIFLIALLLMLHGSVFSSWAEDETKVKLVYFYSPTCASCRSMSDFLENFSEKHNTIDLRKYDISDLRYKSLLDKYDEAYNVLPEDEGIVPVVFIRDKYYTDEELIKTNLEKVLNTPGVKTIEINDLQETHEKDIRRFKGFTTPSVLLAGIINGLNPCSLSMLLFFLSLLTVKKEKVLKIGLSFISGKFLAYVLLGTILFRFLSIFDFSLFNTVFKIIFTVVLLILIVMSIQDYFAAKAERYDKIRLQLPEVLRRFNHGVIKKVSGFANLKIILLLGFLMGIVISLGEFLCTGQIYLATIITIFQTNSQLSLQALISLVLYNSGVILPLIILLFLVYKGKEIFEVSEAIRERLHIIKLINALILALFVIIILLLF, from the coding sequence ATGAAAAAGTTTCCGATTTTCCTTATAGCTTTGTTATTGATGTTACATGGAAGTGTTTTCAGCTCTTGGGCAGAAGATGAAACTAAAGTCAAGTTAGTATACTTTTATAGCCCTACATGTGCATCTTGCAGGAGTATGTCTGACTTCCTTGAAAATTTTAGTGAAAAGCATAATACTATAGACTTAAGAAAGTATGATATATCTGATTTGAGATACAAAAGTCTGCTGGACAAGTATGATGAAGCATATAATGTTTTACCAGAGGATGAGGGAATTGTTCCCGTTGTATTTATCAGGGACAAATATTATACAGATGAAGAGCTTATTAAAACTAATCTTGAAAAGGTGTTAAATACTCCAGGAGTCAAAACAATTGAGATTAATGATTTGCAAGAAACCCATGAAAAAGATATCAGGAGGTTTAAAGGCTTTACCACTCCAAGCGTATTACTGGCAGGTATTATTAATGGCTTAAATCCATGTTCATTGTCTATGCTGCTATTTTTTCTATCCCTTTTAACTGTGAAAAAAGAGAAAGTACTTAAAATTGGATTATCTTTTATTTCAGGTAAATTTCTTGCGTATGTGCTGCTGGGAACCATTTTATTCCGGTTTTTATCAATCTTTGATTTCAGTTTGTTTAATACAGTGTTTAAGATAATTTTCACAGTTGTGCTGTTAATTTTGATTGTTATGAGTATACAGGATTATTTTGCAGCCAAAGCCGAAAGATATGACAAAATACGTCTGCAGCTGCCTGAAGTACTTAGAAGGTTTAACCATGGGGTAATAAAAAAAGTATCGGGCTTTGCAAACCTGAAAATTATATTGTTATTAGGTTTCCTGATGGGAATAGTTATATCTTTAGGGGAGTTTCTGTGTACAGGGCAAATCTATCTTGCTACTATTATTACAATTTTTCAGACAAATTCCCAGTTAAGCCTTCAAGCATTGATTTCTCTTGTTCTGTATAATTCGGGGGTCATTCTACCGCTTATTATATTGTTATTTCTGGTATACAAGGGAAAAGAAATTTTTGAGGTTTCAGAGGCAATAAGGGAACGGCTTCATATTATAAAGTTAATAAATGCACTAATTTTAGCTTTATTCGTTATAATAATTCTTTTGCTTTTTTAG